One Microvirga thermotolerans DNA window includes the following coding sequences:
- a CDS encoding amidohydrolase family protein — protein sequence MSGDLHITGIRPMGKAATSVTVRGGRIAAYGEDAPPGMETIDGGDAILIPGLVEAHTHLDKTLLGMGWYRNEVGPRLIDKIENERAEKKRLGIDPARQSARQAVLSVAQGSTAIRSHVDVDTEVGLSGIEGVLRTCEAYRDIVDIEIVAFPQSGMLIRPGTAELMEEALRLGAHVVGGLDPSAIDRDPKGHLDVIFGLAERFGVPVDIHLHEPAELGAFSMELIVERTRALGMQGEVTISHAFCLGMADRDYVASLIDALAEARVHILTTAPASRPVPPVKRLVEAGVVVAAGSDGVRDTWGPYGNADMLERAMLVGLRNNFRRDDEVEMALDVCTYGGARLMGLDGYGIAAGDRADFVLVEGETLAEAVVSRAPRRMVVKNGRVVARSGRALVEAP from the coding sequence ATGAGCGGCGATCTGCACATCACGGGAATCCGCCCCATGGGCAAGGCGGCCACGAGCGTGACCGTGCGGGGAGGGCGGATCGCCGCCTACGGCGAGGACGCGCCGCCCGGCATGGAGACGATCGACGGCGGCGACGCGATCCTCATTCCGGGCCTCGTCGAGGCCCATACCCATCTCGACAAGACCCTGCTCGGCATGGGGTGGTATCGGAACGAGGTGGGGCCGAGGCTCATCGACAAGATCGAAAACGAGCGCGCGGAGAAGAAGCGCCTCGGGATCGATCCGGCGCGCCAGTCCGCGCGGCAGGCGGTCCTGTCCGTGGCCCAGGGCTCGACGGCGATCCGGTCCCATGTGGACGTGGACACGGAGGTCGGCCTCTCGGGCATCGAGGGGGTGCTGCGCACCTGCGAGGCCTACCGCGACATCGTCGACATCGAGATCGTGGCCTTCCCGCAGAGCGGCATGCTGATCAGGCCCGGCACGGCGGAGCTCATGGAGGAGGCCCTGAGGCTCGGCGCGCATGTGGTCGGCGGGCTCGATCCCTCCGCGATCGACCGCGACCCCAAGGGGCACCTCGACGTGATCTTCGGCCTTGCCGAGCGCTTCGGCGTGCCGGTGGACATCCATCTCCACGAGCCGGCCGAGCTGGGCGCCTTCTCCATGGAGCTGATCGTCGAGCGCACGCGGGCCCTCGGCATGCAGGGAGAAGTCACCATCAGCCACGCCTTCTGCCTCGGCATGGCCGACCGGGACTACGTGGCGAGCCTGATCGACGCTCTCGCCGAGGCGAGGGTGCACATCCTCACCACGGCTCCCGCCTCGCGACCGGTGCCGCCCGTGAAGCGGCTCGTGGAGGCGGGCGTCGTGGTGGCCGCCGGTTCCGACGGGGTGCGCGACACGTGGGGACCCTACGGCAATGCGGACATGCTGGAGCGCGCGATGCTGGTGGGCCTGCGCAACAACTTCCGCCGCGACGACGAGGTCGAGATGGCGCTCGATGTCTGCACCTACGGCGGCGCCCGCCTGATGGGGCTCGACGGCTACGGCATTGCTGCCGGAGACCGGGCGGATTTCGTCCTCGTGGAAGGGGAGACCCTTGCCGAGGCGGTCGTCAGCCGTGCCCCGCGTCGGATGGTCGTCAAGAACGGGCGCGTGGTGGCGAGGAGCGGCCGGGCCCTCGTCGAGGCCCCATAA
- a CDS encoding GntR family transcriptional regulator, with protein MPNRSSKTAGSRSESVYSGLRRAIIEQALMPGDKLTEDVIGERFGVSRTIVRAALAKLNAEGLVDLQPNKGATIAQPSLSEAHDIFEARMCLERQVLARLAERITDRDIAMLEQHVALEAKANAHDGAAAIRLAGEFHILLAELSGNGVLARYVDEVVSRCSLILALYSRPHSSDCSINEHQQIIEALRARDAARAMKAMDHHLQAVTERALLSTTSDRHRDIRSILDRYAG; from the coding sequence ATGCCCAACCGTTCCTCGAAGACAGCCGGATCGCGGAGCGAATCCGTCTATTCCGGCCTGCGCCGCGCCATCATCGAGCAGGCCCTCATGCCGGGGGACAAGCTGACGGAGGACGTGATCGGGGAACGGTTCGGGGTCAGCCGCACCATCGTCCGCGCGGCCCTGGCCAAGCTGAACGCGGAGGGCCTCGTCGATCTCCAGCCCAACAAGGGCGCGACCATCGCCCAGCCGAGCCTGTCGGAAGCGCACGACATCTTCGAGGCGCGGATGTGCCTGGAGCGGCAGGTGCTGGCGCGGCTGGCCGAGCGCATCACCGACCGGGACATCGCGATGCTGGAGCAGCACGTCGCCCTGGAGGCGAAGGCCAATGCCCACGACGGAGCGGCTGCGATCCGTCTCGCAGGCGAGTTCCACATCCTCCTGGCCGAGCTCTCGGGCAACGGGGTGCTCGCCCGCTACGTGGATGAGGTGGTGTCCCGCTGCTCCCTGATCCTGGCCCTCTACAGCCGGCCCCATTCCTCCGACTGCTCGATCAACGAGCACCAGCAGATCATCGAGGCTCTGCGCGCCCGCGACGCGGCCCGGGCCATGAAGGCGATGGACCATCATCTGCAGGCGGTAACGGAGCGGGCCCTGCTCTCCACGACCTCCGACAGGCACCGGGACATCCGCTCGATCCTCGACCGTTACGCGGGCTGA